Part of the Ornithinimicrobium flavum genome, CTTCAGCGGGCTGTCGGCGGCGCTTGGCGTCACCTTCGGGGAGGTGATCGACGACCCGGTCTCCCTGCGGGCCGCGGTGCACCTCATGGACGAGACGGTGCGGGCCGGGCAGGCGCACGGGATCGCCGTGGCGGACTGGGAGGGGTGGCCGGTCGAGCAACTGCGCAGCGACGGCGGCGTGACGGTGGAGGAACGGATGGCCAAGTTCGTCGACTACGTCGGCACCATGCGGGCCGGCACCGCCAGCATGCTGCAGGACATGCAGAAGGGGGTCCCCTGCGAGAAGGACTACATCCCCGGCCGGGTCATCGAGGTCGCCGAGCAGCACGGGGTGGCGACGCCCTACACCGGCTCGTCTACCGGTTGATCGCCCAGGCGGAGGATGCGGGGGTGCTCCCCGACCGCGAGGCCGGCCGCGCGGCGCTCGCTCAGCTGATGCATGAGCGGGGCGAGGGCTGACGGGGCTGATGCAGGAGCGGGGCCGGAGGGCCCTGGGAGCTTCGCTGCAGGTCAGCGGGCTTGTCGGTGGTCGCTCGTACATTTGTTCCCATGAAGCAGGGGGCCTGGGGCGGGGACGTGAAGCGGATGACTGCCGCGGACGTGCTCGCCGGTGCCCCTCTGCCGGCCGACAAGATGCCCGGGGAGGTGCTGTCGACGGGGCTGCGGATGGCGTCCCGGGGGATGGCCTTCGCCGAGCTCGCCAGCACCGATGCGGTGCGCCTGCAGGACCTCGAGGTGGAGGACTCCCTGGAGAGAGTCGGTCGGCTGGCCAGGCGGTCGCGAGGGAGCGGCTGCGACTGGCCTGCGAGGTGGCGGAGCGGGGCCTGCACCTGCAGACGGGCCACCGCCTCACCGACTGGATGGCGCTGCGGTGCCCGGACCTGACCGGGTCTGCACTGCACGACACCTGCCGGCTGGCCACCGCGAGCACCGAGGACGTGCACGCACCGCTGGTGGCCGCCGTGCTTTCGGCGGGATGCTGCTGGAGCGCGCGGCCCGGATCCACCGCGCCCTGACGCGGGTGCGCGGGGTGCTCGGGCCGGAGGATTACGACGGGGCGGTGGGTCTCCTGGCCCAGGCGGGGTGTCAGCCCCTGTTCGACGACACCGACATCGGGAAGATCATCGACAAGCTCCTCCGGGAGGTGCTCCCGGAGAAGGAGCGGGACGAGCGGGAGAAGAGACGGCACGAGGCCCGCAACCTCTACGAGTCGTCCCTCGCCGGTGGGGACCTGCGAAGGCTCATCCTCACCCTCGGGTCCGACGAGGACTACGAGACGGTGCGGGCCATCCTCATGTCCCCGCTGTCGCGGCCGGCGACCGGCGCGAGCAGGAGGCGACGGGTGAGGTCGACCGTCGCACGCCCGGGCAGCGGCGCTACGACGCGTTCCTGACGGTGCTGCGGCGCGGGGTGGCGGGCACGAAGGGGCAGCCCACCACCTCGAAGGCGACCGTCGTGGTCTCGATCGACCTGGAGGTGCTCCAGCGCCTGCTGAGCGGCGGGGCCGGTGGGGACCTTCCCGGCTGCGGAGCCACCCTGGACGGGGCGTCCGTGACCGCAGCGACCATCCGCCGCATGGCGTGCGACGCGGACATCATCCCCGTCGTGCTCGGGACCGACGGGGAGATCGTCGACCAGGGACGGGCCAAGCGGTTGGTCACGCCTGGGCAGAGGGTCCGACTGGCCCTGCGTGACCAGACCTGCACCATCCCTGGGTGCACCGTGCCGGCCACGTGGTGCGACGCGCACCACGTGGTGCCGTGGTCCCGCGGGGGCCGCTCCGACCTGTCGAACTACGCCCTCCTCTGTCCACGGCACCACACCTGGGTGCACGAGCGGGAGCTGACAGCGACGGTCACGGACCGTGGCGTCACCTGGCATCTGAGATGACCCTGCCCGCACCCGGCCCGACTCGGGCCGGGTCACAGGCATGCCGCGCTGCGCCCCACTAGCATGGGATCTCCGCACGCCCGCCCCCGCGCAGGCTGACTGCTCGTCTGCACCCCTGCAACTACGCACCTCCGCGCCACCGCCGCACGCAACGCCGCGGACGCGCCCCCCGGTGTCGTTCGCTCTCCGACCCCCGACCCTGAAAGGCCCCTCGTGGACAACGTCTGGCCGATCCTCATCATGATCGCCGTGGCGGTCCCCGTCTTCCTGCTGCTGCGGTGGATCGCGACCAAACGGGCCGTCGAGAAGGCGCGGCGCCGGCGTGATCGTGAGCGCGGGGGAAGCGATCTGCCGTGACCGCGTGCGGAACGGGCCGACCTTGAGAACGGACCGTCAGACGGCCGGCGTCGATGGCGACCCGGGCCCGGTGGGTTTCCTGGGTCTCGGGCATATGGGCCTGCCGATGGCCCATGCCCTGGCGGACGCGGGCTTCACGGTCACGGCTTGGAACCGCACCCCGGCCAGGGCGGAGGAGCTGGCGGCGGTGGCAGCGGAAGTCCGGTCGGCGGCGACACCCCGGGAGGTGGCCCACGCGGCGGCGACCGTGGTCACGATGCTGCCCGACCTCCCGCAGGTGCGCGAGCAGCTGGACGGTCCGGACGGGCTCC contains:
- a CDS encoding HNH endonuclease signature motif containing protein, which produces MSAPVRRHRHREDHRQAPPGGAPGEGAGRAGEETARGPQPLRVVPRRWGPAKAHPHPRVRRGLRDGAGHPHVPAVAAGDRREQEATGEVDRRTPGQRRYDAFLTVLRRGVAGTKGQPTTSKATVVVSIDLEVLQRLLSGGAGGDLPGCGATLDGASVTAATIRRMACDADIIPVVLGTDGEIVDQGRAKRLVTPGQRVRLALRDQTCTIPGCTVPATWCDAHHVVPWSRGGRSDLSNYALLCPRHHTWVHERELTATVTDRGVTWHLR